The sequence below is a genomic window from Halococcus salsus.
CCCCGATCCGAGCGCACTCTCGCTCGTGGGGGATTCGGGAACTCGGGGGCTCGGCGAGGCCAGCACGACCGTCTCAACGGTCCCCGACGGGTCGGTGTTCTACGGTCTCCCGCGCGACGCCCTCGGTCACGAGGACGGCTCCCCGTCGCTCGAACTCGCCGGCGACGCACGTGACCGCGTGTCGAGCGCGTACGCGATGCCCTACGCCGGCCTCGTGGCCTTCAGACCCGCAGGGACGGCGATGAGGGTGCTCGACACCGACCCCGAAGCCGCCCGAACGTACGCCATCGCGGTCGTCGGGGAGTAGCTCCCGGACCGCTGCCCGACTCCAGTAGGTTGAACCCGCTCGACCCGAAGGGTGGGTATGAACCTCGTCGCGTTCGATTTCGACGGGACGCTCTCGAACTCGGAGATGACGGTCCTGCTCGGCGAGCAGTGCGGGGTCGCCGACGAGATGGCGGCCATCACCGAGCGCGCGATGAACGACGAGATCGAGTACGCCGAGAGCCTCCGCGAGCGCGTCGCGCTGCTCGAAGGACTCCCGGTCGAAGCCGTCGAAGCCGCCTTCGACGCGGTCGAACTCAACCCCGGTGCGGCCGACCTCGTCAACGTGCTCAACGACGCCGGCGTCGTCACGGCGGTCCTCACGGGCGGCTTCGGCCGGGGCGTCGAGCACGTCCTCGCCCGGAACGAGACCCCGGTCGACACCATCGTCGCGAACCAGCTCGAGTTCGACGGCGAGCGGCTCACCGGCGAGGTCAGCGGCCCGCTGGTCGAGGGGACGAAGGACGACGCGCTCCGGACGGTGGCCGGAAACGCGGGGGTCGAGGTCGAGGACACGGTCGCGGTCGGCGACGGCGCGAACGACCTCCCGATGCTCCGCGTCGCGGGCCTCGCGGTTGGCTACAACCCGAAACCCGCCGTCGAACCCCACTGTGACGTCGTGGTCGAGTCGATGGCCGAGCTCCGCGACGTGCTCGAAGCGCGGGACGTTCTCTGAACGGAAGGTGGGCCGAGAGCGCACCGCTCCGTTGATAGTTCGGTGCCCGAGAGGAGAACGCCGTCCGTGGTATCAGGGCGAAACGTCCGTCGTCCGGTCGGGGTTTCAGTCCCCGAACAGGCTGGCGTGGACCGGCGCGAACGCGGGTCCCGTCTCGGCCTCGGTGTCGGTGACGGCGCGGCCGGCGACCCCCGAATCGAGGAAGTCCCGGAGCGGCGGGCCGACGTTCTCGGGTTCGACGAGGAAGGCGTCGTGGCCGTGGTCGGAGTCGACGACGTGGTGGGCGACGTCGACGCCCGCCGTCCGGAAGGCCTCGGCGAGCGACTCGGACTGCTCGGTGGTGAAGTGCCAGTCGCCGGTGAAACTCATCACGAGCACCTCGCCCTCGAAGTTCGCGAGCGCGTCGGTCTCGGAGGCACAGCCCGCCGCGAGGTCGTAGTTGTCCATCGCGCGGGTGAGGTAGAGGTAGCTGTTGGCGTCGAAGCGCTCGACGAACTTCCCGGCCTGGTAGTCGAGATACGACTCCACGTCCCGGTACGGGAAGAAGCCGGCGGCGGGGTCGACGGGGAAGTCGTCGCGAACCGCGCCCCGACCCGCGGCGCGCCGGCCGAACTTCCGCTCCATCGAGTCCTTCGAGAGGTACATCACGTGTCCGATCTGGCGGGCGAGCGAGAGGCCGTCGTCGGGTTCGGTAGCGCCGTAGTAGTCACCGCCGTTCCAGTGTTCGTCGGTCGTGATCGCCCGGCGCGCCACCCCGTCAAGCGCCACGCACTGCGGGTCGAGCCGTGCGGCCGCCGCGACGGGCACCACTCGGTCGACCATCTCGGGATAGCGCTTGGCCCAGTCGAGCGCGTTCATCCCGCCGACCGACCCGCCGACCACCGCCTGCAGGTGGTCGACCCCGAGATGGTCGAGCAGTCGACGCTGGGCACGCGTCCAGTCCGCGACGGTGACCGCCGGGAAGTCGGTACCGTAGGGCTCGCCCGT
It includes:
- the serB gene encoding phosphoserine phosphatase SerB, translating into MNLVAFDFDGTLSNSEMTVLLGEQCGVADEMAAITERAMNDEIEYAESLRERVALLEGLPVEAVEAAFDAVELNPGAADLVNVLNDAGVVTAVLTGGFGRGVEHVLARNETPVDTIVANQLEFDGERLTGEVSGPLVEGTKDDALRTVAGNAGVEVEDTVAVGDGANDLPMLRVAGLAVGYNPKPAVEPHCDVVVESMAELRDVLEARDVL
- the metX gene encoding homoserine O-acetyltransferase MetX, whose translation is MTRETVSLGAFRFECGESIPELELAYESYGEFTGDNVVLVCHALTGSQHVARAGRSATDGAGGSSEAVRGGMDQARAWWDDVVGPGKAIDTTERFVVCVNVPGSCYGSSGPASTNPETGEPYGTDFPAVTVADWTRAQRRLLDHLGVDHLQAVVGGSVGGMNALDWAKRYPEMVDRVVPVAAAARLDPQCVALDGVARRAITTDEHWNGGDYYGATEPDDGLSLARQIGHVMYLSKDSMERKFGRRAAGRGAVRDDFPVDPAAGFFPYRDVESYLDYQAGKFVERFDANSYLYLTRAMDNYDLAAGCASETDALANFEGEVLVMSFTGDWHFTTEQSESLAEAFRTAGVDVAHHVVDSDHGHDAFLVEPENVGPPLRDFLDSGVAGRAVTDTEAETGPAFAPVHASLFGD